In Malus sylvestris chromosome 16, drMalSylv7.2, whole genome shotgun sequence, the following are encoded in one genomic region:
- the LOC126609176 gene encoding uncharacterized protein LOC126609176, producing MMNLLANCAYACTLSDFDDCMAEFKDNGQGHVKNFLCDLPKENYTIAHFSGKRWGLMSNALSESFNTMVSNSRCMPLMDLLEDIRVLLMGSMAEKRIFGQNIHTILCPKKENEMKLMLKEGMHCRISRSDVDVFEVRTKWNRFVVCLDDRTCSSVQWQHNCFPGSHALQVLQHDIRDVFYYFDDYWKASFYRKTYQFVRHPFSNLEKLNVDTIINGVMPPITKVPSGRLKKTRIKSAGEISGSKKTVTCSRCGCSGHNKVSCTVVIQKG from the coding sequence atgatgaatcTGTTGGCAAATTGTGCGTACGCATGTACCCtatctgattttgatgattgcaTGGCGGAATTCAAGGATAATGGGCAAGGGCATGTGAAGAATTTTTTGTGTGATTTGCCAAAAGAGAACTATACTATTGCCCATTTTTCTGGTAAGAGATGGGGATTGATGAGCAATGCACTTTCAGAATCTTTTAACACCATGGTGTCGAATAGTCGTTGTATGCCACTTATGGATCTTCTTGAAGATATTAGAGTTCTGTTGATGGGTAGTATGGCTGAGAAAAGAATATTTGGTCAGAATATTCATACAATTTTgtgtccaaagaaagaaaatgagatgaaGTTGATGTTAAAGGAGGGCATGCATTGCAGGATTAGTCGTTCTGATGTGGATGTTTTTGAAGTTAGGACGAAGTGGAATCGGTTTGTTGTTTGTCTGGATGATAGGACATGTTCTAGTGTGCAATGGCAGCATAATTGTTTCCCAGGTTCTCATGCTTTGCAGGTGTTGCAACATGATATTCGTGATGTTTTTTATTACTTTGATGATTACTGGAAAGCAAGCTTTTATCGAAAAACATATCAATTTGTCAGGCATCCATTTTCAAATTTGGAAAAGCTGAATGTTGATACTATCATAAATGGTGTGATGCCTCCAATTACAAAGGTTCCGTCTGGAAGATTAAAGAAAACTAGGATCAAATCTGCTGGGGAAATCAGTGGGAGTAAGAAGACTGTCACTTGTAGTAGGTGTGGTTGTTCGGGACATAACAAGGTTTCATGTACAGTTGTTATACAAAAGGGttga